Proteins co-encoded in one Lasioglossum baleicum chromosome 14, iyLasBale1, whole genome shotgun sequence genomic window:
- the LOC143215966 gene encoding uncharacterized protein LOC143215966 encodes MVRNVFRNGQKLLWIGSACIGTYIAYRYWKKQELLTIDEGFEEVSKIDDNHEKRVVVLGLDGAGKTSIIDQISVANGDESCYVVPPKPTQGSSVYRMKHGSFCYNVWDIGGAEATRKYWSAFLQDTDLLLFVVDASDSEKLTLAGFTLKQLLDDVRMDNVPILVLANKQDCSNALRPEEVKKALDLLSISPQKHKVEIMGCQARPLPEKPTETTEYNWHHESMDVVRKKIFSMAT; translated from the exons ATGGTACGAAATGTATTTCGAAACGGCCAGAAGCTACTTTGGATTGGCAGCGCCTGCATCGGTACATATATCGCGTACCGATACTGGAAGAAGCAAGAGCTTCTGACAATAGACGAAGGTTTCGAAGAGGTGTCCAAG ATTGATGACAATCACGAGAAAAGGGTGGTTGTGTTGGGTTTAGACGGAGCTGGAAAGACTTCAATTATAGATCAAATTAGCGTCGCGAATGGCGATGAAAGTTGTTACGTTGTACCCCCAAAACCCACACAGGGTTCCTCTGTATATAGAATGAAGCATGGATCGTTTTGTTATAATGTTTgggaca TTGGAGGTGCAGAAGCTACAAGAAAATATTGGTCCGCTTTCTTACAAGACACGGATCTTTTGTTGTTCGTAGTAGATGCGTCAGATTCAGAGAAATTAACATTGGCTGGTTTTACCCTAAAACAATTGTTAGATGACGTGAGAATGGATAATGTACCAATATTAGTACTTGCTAATAAACAG GATTGTTCTAATGCTCTAAGGCCAGAGGAGGTGAAAAAAGCTTTAGATTTGTTAAGTATCTCCCCTCAAAAGCACAAAGTAGAAATAATGGGATGTCAAGCAAGACCACTACCCGAGAAGCCAACAGAAACGACAGAGTATAATTGGCACCATGAGTCTATGGACGTGGTTAGGAAAAAGATATTCTCTATGGCAACTTAA
- the LOC143215968 gene encoding nucleolar protein 16, producing the protein MTKIRKVKRRKKFRMNVNRKRLRNKQRKLPTISCPQIKNSWEVTMSTKTNLKEMGLSYDPNETLKIPNAKRELIKEAKRKIVEPEEAVWQEEEDVDMEPMKAHVAKELEAEARAPREKLFRLPNSVVQFVTYLMDKYDEDYKAMARDKKNYDQMTWKQIRAKIKRFKGIPEQYNEYLKSKNAERSE; encoded by the exons ATGACGAAAATCAGGAAGGTAAAACGCAGGAAGAAGTTCCGCATGAATGTAAATCGCAAGAGGCTGAGGAATAAGCAGAGGAAATTGCCGACCATCAGCTG CCCTCAAATAAAGAACTCGTGGGAGGTGACTATGTCCACTAAGACTAATTTGAAGGAAATGGGACTGTCTTATGATCCAAACGAGACCTTGAAGATTCCGAATGCTAAGAGAGAACTGATTAAAGAAGCAAAGCGCAAGATTGTGGAACCTGAAGAAGCGGTGTGGCAAGAGGAAGAGGATGTAGACATGGAACCAATGAAGGCACACGTTGCTAAAGAATTGGAAGCCGAGGCTAGAGCACCCAGGGAAAAATTATTTAGGCTACCTAACAGCGTGGTACAGTTTGTCACCTATCTAATGGACAAATACGATGAAGATTACAAG GCTATGGCACGGGACAAGAAGAATTACGATCAAATGACATGGAAACAGATACGTGCTAAAATCAAAAGGTTCAAGGGTATTCCTGAGCAGTACAACGAGTACCTCAAAAGTAAAAATGCTGAGCGGTCCGAGTGA
- the LOC143215965 gene encoding uncharacterized protein LOC143215965: protein MAFKFVVLAACLAVARAGGPAAYDIATASGDLSSVGYSQESTQKGYAGQNVISSYSRAEDSAHSSVRVSSHSISNDALLNYDVQHAPIVKAAIAAPAYLAPSAQPLIAKTYASPYSYAAGAPLIAKTYAASAAPLLTKAYAAPAPLLTKTYAAPAAPLLAKSYIAPAAPLLAKSFEYSAPAPLFAKSYEYAASAPVFAKSYEYAASSPIIAKSALYASAPAYASYAAAAPAYTSYASSPLLTKSYASYAPAPLLAKSYAAPLATPLLAKSYAAPLEYAPQAQLISKSYAAPIVHTEFSGLGTSYSW, encoded by the exons ATGGCATTCAAG TTTGTAGTACTCGCAGCCTGTTTGGCAGTGGCCCGTGCCGGAGGACCGGCGGCGTACGACATCGCGACTGCGTCCGGCGACCTCAGCAGCGTGGGCTACAGCCAGGAATCGACCCAGAAGGGTTACGCGGGTCAGAACGTGATCTCGTCGTACTCGAGGGCCGAGGACAGCGCGCACTCTTCGGTGCGTGTGAGCAGCCACAGCATCAGCAACGACGCCTTGTTGAACTATGACGTTCAGCATGCTCCGATCGTCAAGGCCGCCATCGCTGCTCCTGCTTACCTCGCCCCAAGTGCTCAACCTCTGATTGCCAAGACCTACGCCTCTCCGTACAGCTACGCCGCAGGTGCACCTTTGATCGCGAAGACGTACGCTGCATCAGCTGCCCCTCTCTTGACGAAGGCGTACGCCGCCCCAGCACCTCTGTTGACCAAGACCTACGCCGCCCCAGCTGCTCCTCTTCTGGCTAAATCCTACATCGCACCTGCTGCTCCTCTTCTGGCCAAGAGCTTCGAGTACTCCGCCCCAGCACCACTCTTCGCCAAGAGCTACGAATACGCCGCCTCAGCACCAGTCTTCGCCAAGAGCTACGAATACGCCGCATCCTCTCCCATCATCGCCAAGAGCGCTCTGTACGCGTCTGCACCAGCCTACGCATCCTACGCAGCCGCTGCACCAGCCTACACCTCCTACGCATCCTCTCCTCTTCTGACCAAGTCCTACGCCTCGTACGCACCAGCTCCTCTTCTGGCTAAGTCATATGCCGCACCCCTTGCAACTCCTCTTCTCGCCAAATCGTACGCTGCTCCTCTCGAATACGCGCCACAAGCTCAGCTGATCTCCAAATCCTACGCTGCACCCATCGTCCACACCGAGTTCAGCGGACTCGGCACCAGCTACTCCTGGTAA
- the Mal gene encoding molybdenum cofactor sulfurase isoform X1 → MENTVDPVSYTPMYDDETTKILENNFSRTKEECYLDHAGATLYSDSQIKNIAADLHNTLYANPHSVGTASSMTQDVIERTRYLVLNHFHTSPDDYTVIFTSSATASLKIVADTFLFAKEAANGALPQGGQFVYTQDNHTSVLGMREVVANRGAKVTCLKHDDAFKVFGASPPSTSSQHKSNSLFVYPAQCNFSGLKYPLQWISDVHNGILSSITDGTASKWYVLLDAAAFVSTCDLDLSIYKPDFVTLSFYKMFGYPTGIGALLVKNSSASALHKLYYGGGTVDVSLSSEMFHVKRESLHQRFEDGTVPFLSIASLRHGLDILSAVKMQKISHHVFSLARFLHESLLKLHHGNGKPVAKLYSDTAYENCDLQGGIVAFNLIRSNSEYVGYMEVLNMAALFKIHLRTGCFCNPGACQRHLALSNNDVLQNYDAGYVCGGAADLINGRPTGAVRVSFGYMSTLKDVQTLLFMIKECFVDGPQVNKIPDWWLSYKAVLHNKYSRKNTNVQKTHHMRNNETNGINNKLQSIRESVSHFINGHQFSNLTIDNGVTTKKCTLEQLYIYPIKSCAAYQIKGSWSLNSKGLQYDREWMIVTSTGTCLTQKQNISLCLLRPVISKETRIMQLNYPGMPVINVPLDNSFVNTIEGTVCQSRICGHKVEGTDCGSEVSEWLSLALGLPNLRLIRQSNSGTKQKDGNKPDLSFSSQAQYLLINKASVLWLSDKVSDTEVQKDTIIHRFRGNMVLNGCEAFEETKWKHVCIGRNKFVVTGPCTRCQMICIDQTTGLKTVEPLRTLAEQFHGKLRFGIYLTKESREDGIIAIGDTVRIS, encoded by the exons ATGGAAAACACCGTGGACCCAGTATCGTATACGCCGATGTACGATGACGAAACCACGAAAATCCTCGAGAACAACTTCTCGAGAACCAAAG AGGAATGCTACTTGGACCACGCAGGTGCAACTTTATATTCGGACTCGCAGATAAAAAATATTGCAGCCGATTTGCATAACACGCTTTATGCGAATCCGCACTCCGTTGGGACCGCGAGCAGTATGACTCAGGATGTCATAGAGCGGACGAGATACCT GGTGTTGAATCATTTTCACACGTCCCCCGACGATTACACCGTGATATTCACGTCCAGCGCGACCGCGTCGCTGAAGATCGTCGCTGATACATTTCTGTTTGCTAAAGAGGCGGCGAATGGTGCTTTGCCGCAAGGAGGACAGTTTGTTTATACACAGGACAATCATACGTCTGTCCTCGGCATGAGGGAAGTTGTTGCAAACAGAGGGGCGAAAGTAACTTGCTTGAAGCACGACGACGCTTTCAAAGTTTTCGGTGCTTCCCCGCCCTCAACTTCGTCTCAACACAAAAGCAACTCGCTGTTCGTGTATCCGGCGCAGTGTAATTTTTCGGGACTGAAGTACCCTCTACAATGGATCTCTGACGTACACAATGGGATTTTGTCAAGTATAACTGATGGCACAGCCAGCAAGTGGTATGTGCTGCTTGATGCTGCTGCTTTTGTGTCCACCTGTGATCTGGATCTGTCCATTTATAAGCCAGACTTTGTGACTCTGTCGTTTTATAAAATGTTCGGATACCCCACTGGCATTGGTGCATTGCTCGTAAAGAACTCGAGTGCGAGTGCACTGCACAAGCTCTACTATGGTGGGGGTACTGTAGACGTTTCTCTGAGTTCTGAGATGTTCCACGTGAAACGGGAGAGCTTGCATCAAAG GTTCGAAGATGGCACAGTACCATTTCTCTCTATAGCATCATTGAGGCATGGTTTGGACATATTGTCAGCTGTTAAGATGCAGAAAATTTCCCACCATGTGTTCTCGCTTGCAAGATTTCTGCACGAATCCTTGCTGAAGCTACATCATGGTAATGGAAAACCAGTTGCGAAACTGTACTCTGATACAGCTTATGAAAACTGTGATTTACAGGGGGGTATTGTTGCGTTCAATCTTATTCGCTCTAACAGCGAATACGTAGGGTACATGGAGGTGTTGAACATGGCAGCATTGTTTAAGATACATCTCAGAACAGGATGCTTTTGCAACCCTGGTGCGTGCCAGAGGCACTTAGCGCTGTCGAATAATGATGTTCTCCAGAATTACGATGCAGGGTATGTTTGCGGAGGTGCTGCAGACTTGATAAACGGCAGACCAACAGGAGCTGTAAGAGTTTCATTCGGATACATGTCCACGCTCAAGGATGTGCAGACTTTATTGTTTATGATCAAAGAATGTTTTGTAGATGGACCACAGGTGAATAAAATTCCAGATTGGTGGCTCAGCTACAAAGCAGTCTTGCACAACAAGTATTCTCGAAAGAATACAAATGTACAAAAGACACATCACATGAGAAACAACGAGACAAATggaattaacaataaattacaaagtATAAGGGAGTCTGTGAGCCACTTTATCAATGGCCATCAATTTTCTAACTTGACTATAGATAACGGTGTAACTACAAAGAAATGCACATTGGAACAATTGTACATATATCCGATAAAATCATGTGCTGCTTATCAAATAAAAGGATCCTGGAGCCTAAACTCCAAAGGATTACAGTACGACAGAGAATGGATGATCGTCACATCCACTGGCACTTGTTTGACACAAAAGCAAAACATCAGTTTATGTTTGCTGAGGCCAGTTATATCCAAAGAAACAAGAATTATGCAATTGAATTACCCAG GAATGCCTGTGATAAATGTCCCGTTGGACAATAGTTTTGTAAATACTATAGAAGGAACAGTGTGCCAAAGTAGAATTTGTGGGCACAAAGTAGAGGGTACCGACTGTGGTTCAGAGGTCTCAGAGTGGCTCAGTTTGGCATTAGGTTTGCCAAATTTGAGGCTCATAAGACAGAGTAACAGTGGAACTAAACAAAAAG ATGGCAATAAACCTGATCTATCGTTCTCCAGTCAAGCTCAGTATCTATTAATAAACAAAGCAAGTGTGCTATGGCTCAGCGACAAAGTTTCCGACACGGAAGTCCAAAAGGACACAATTATACACAGATTCAGAGGAAATATGGTATTGAATGGCTGCGAGGCTTTCGAAGAAACAAAATGGAAACATGTGTGTAttggaagaaataaatttgtg GTAACAGGACCTTGTACCCGGTGTCAAATGATCTGCATTGATCAAACTACTGGTCTGAAAACCGTAGAACCATTACGCACTCTTGCCGAACAATTTCATGGTAAATTAAGGTTCGGCATTTATTTAACCAAAGAGTCTAGAGAAGACGGCATCATCGCTATCGGAGATAC
- the Mal gene encoding molybdenum cofactor sulfurase isoform X2 — protein sequence MENTVDPVSYTPMYDDETTKILENNFSRTKEECYLDHAGATLYSDSQIKNIAADLHNTLYANPHSVGTASSMTQDVIERTRYLVLNHFHTSPDDYTVIFTSSATASLKIVADTFLFAKEAANGALPQGGQFVYTQDNHTSVLGMREVVANRGAKVTCLKHDDAFKVFGASPPSTSSQHKSNSLFVYPAQCNFSGLKYPLQWISDVHNGILSSITDGTASKWYVLLDAAAFVSTCDLDLSIYKPDFVTLSFYKMFGYPTGIGALLVKNSSASALHKLYYGGGTVDVSLSSEMFHVKRESLHQRFEDGTVPFLSIASLRHGLDILSAVKMQKISHHVFSLARFLHESLLKLHHGNGKPVAKLYSDTAYENCDLQGGIVAFNLIRSNSEYVGYMEVLNMAALFKIHLRTGCFCNPGACQRHLALSNNDVLQNYDAGYVCGGAADLINGRPTGAVRVSFGYMSTLKDVQTLLFMIKECFVDGPQVNKIPDWWLSYKAVLHNKYSRKNTNVQKTHHMRNNETNGINNKLQSIRESVSHFINGHQFSNLTIDNGVTTKKCTLEQLYIYPIKSCAAYQIKGSWSLNSKGLQYDREWMIVTSTGTCLTQKQNISLCLLRPVISKETRIMQLNYPGMPVINVPLDNSFVNTIEGTVCQSRICGHKVEGTDCGSEVSEWLSLALGLPNLRLIRQSNSGTKQKVKLSIY from the exons ATGGAAAACACCGTGGACCCAGTATCGTATACGCCGATGTACGATGACGAAACCACGAAAATCCTCGAGAACAACTTCTCGAGAACCAAAG AGGAATGCTACTTGGACCACGCAGGTGCAACTTTATATTCGGACTCGCAGATAAAAAATATTGCAGCCGATTTGCATAACACGCTTTATGCGAATCCGCACTCCGTTGGGACCGCGAGCAGTATGACTCAGGATGTCATAGAGCGGACGAGATACCT GGTGTTGAATCATTTTCACACGTCCCCCGACGATTACACCGTGATATTCACGTCCAGCGCGACCGCGTCGCTGAAGATCGTCGCTGATACATTTCTGTTTGCTAAAGAGGCGGCGAATGGTGCTTTGCCGCAAGGAGGACAGTTTGTTTATACACAGGACAATCATACGTCTGTCCTCGGCATGAGGGAAGTTGTTGCAAACAGAGGGGCGAAAGTAACTTGCTTGAAGCACGACGACGCTTTCAAAGTTTTCGGTGCTTCCCCGCCCTCAACTTCGTCTCAACACAAAAGCAACTCGCTGTTCGTGTATCCGGCGCAGTGTAATTTTTCGGGACTGAAGTACCCTCTACAATGGATCTCTGACGTACACAATGGGATTTTGTCAAGTATAACTGATGGCACAGCCAGCAAGTGGTATGTGCTGCTTGATGCTGCTGCTTTTGTGTCCACCTGTGATCTGGATCTGTCCATTTATAAGCCAGACTTTGTGACTCTGTCGTTTTATAAAATGTTCGGATACCCCACTGGCATTGGTGCATTGCTCGTAAAGAACTCGAGTGCGAGTGCACTGCACAAGCTCTACTATGGTGGGGGTACTGTAGACGTTTCTCTGAGTTCTGAGATGTTCCACGTGAAACGGGAGAGCTTGCATCAAAG GTTCGAAGATGGCACAGTACCATTTCTCTCTATAGCATCATTGAGGCATGGTTTGGACATATTGTCAGCTGTTAAGATGCAGAAAATTTCCCACCATGTGTTCTCGCTTGCAAGATTTCTGCACGAATCCTTGCTGAAGCTACATCATGGTAATGGAAAACCAGTTGCGAAACTGTACTCTGATACAGCTTATGAAAACTGTGATTTACAGGGGGGTATTGTTGCGTTCAATCTTATTCGCTCTAACAGCGAATACGTAGGGTACATGGAGGTGTTGAACATGGCAGCATTGTTTAAGATACATCTCAGAACAGGATGCTTTTGCAACCCTGGTGCGTGCCAGAGGCACTTAGCGCTGTCGAATAATGATGTTCTCCAGAATTACGATGCAGGGTATGTTTGCGGAGGTGCTGCAGACTTGATAAACGGCAGACCAACAGGAGCTGTAAGAGTTTCATTCGGATACATGTCCACGCTCAAGGATGTGCAGACTTTATTGTTTATGATCAAAGAATGTTTTGTAGATGGACCACAGGTGAATAAAATTCCAGATTGGTGGCTCAGCTACAAAGCAGTCTTGCACAACAAGTATTCTCGAAAGAATACAAATGTACAAAAGACACATCACATGAGAAACAACGAGACAAATggaattaacaataaattacaaagtATAAGGGAGTCTGTGAGCCACTTTATCAATGGCCATCAATTTTCTAACTTGACTATAGATAACGGTGTAACTACAAAGAAATGCACATTGGAACAATTGTACATATATCCGATAAAATCATGTGCTGCTTATCAAATAAAAGGATCCTGGAGCCTAAACTCCAAAGGATTACAGTACGACAGAGAATGGATGATCGTCACATCCACTGGCACTTGTTTGACACAAAAGCAAAACATCAGTTTATGTTTGCTGAGGCCAGTTATATCCAAAGAAACAAGAATTATGCAATTGAATTACCCAG GAATGCCTGTGATAAATGTCCCGTTGGACAATAGTTTTGTAAATACTATAGAAGGAACAGTGTGCCAAAGTAGAATTTGTGGGCACAAAGTAGAGGGTACCGACTGTGGTTCAGAGGTCTCAGAGTGGCTCAGTTTGGCATTAGGTTTGCCAAATTTGAGGCTCATAAGACAGAGTAACAGTGGAACTAAACAAAAAG TCAAGCTCAGTATCTATTAA